Genomic segment of Plasmodium vinckei vinckei genome assembly, chromosome: PVVCY_10:
GTCTTATTTATTACTGACATATTTCAtcctttaattttattatcaacTATAGGTTTTGAGATTAAGTTGgataaacaataaaaatgataaagcgaatttaaataataaaagtatcAATGAACGAAGTTTGGGAGCTTcttatgaaaatgataaaacaatctttgaagaaaaaaaaacaaatgtaCATGAGGTTAGTGATATTAGTAAAACCAAAGCAAACATTGACATGCTATTATTTGAAACAACACCGAATAAGCCCAGTCATGTAAATTTAGAGGACAAGAAAGGTAAATCcaaacataataaatgcaaatccaaacataataaatgcAAATCTAAGCATAATaaatgcaaatatataaaatacaaatttaattaGTAATTAAGTAAATgctatgtatatatttacataaatattttatgctatatttataatatttcctttttttacataattttacaGAATATACTAAggatcaaaattatttcgaTTTAATGTTTAATTAGATATGTGTGTTGTATATTGTTCTTATTGTCCCTAtatgattatatttttttaattttttttattactttgattttttttaattatttgttttttttttcacttttttaagtatatttacctttatgcatatttttatgcttaaattcaaacattttttcttaccttaaaaaatttattgaaaattaaaaaaaaaacaaactaTAATTAACACACtaaaatgttaaaaagaaaaaaaaataattataccCAATAACAATTTTGTCAAAATAGGCAACACATAACCggtttcatttaaattattcttattatgtatttttttacaatttttttttacagttttttttacagttttattatattctaaTTAGTGTGAGTCccatatttgtatttattttaatcaccatttagaaatataaaaagatattgtgaattatttttttaatatgtatgtacatttttatgtcatttttttttacaaactTTAGTTAGTTTTTGTGTGtggttaaaaatatttgtatatgcTAAAGCATATTAtggcatataatatatacacatatataatgccagtttattttgtaactctttattatttgaattatatttttttcgtttgaCAATGGAATTGGTTTAATTTTCCAAAATGTTTAAAGACATAAATTCatatttgtaattttttttcgccatatttttatattattacatgttttgtttttacacacttttaaaaatatgaatgcACTGATTTTGGTGGGTGGGTATGGAACACGCCTAAGACCTTTGACCCTAACTACACCAAAACCATTAGTTGATTTTTGCAATAAGGCTATTTTAGAGCATCAAATTCTTAATCTAGCAAAATCGGGagttaatgaaataatactAGCCATTGCTTATAAACCagacaatataaaaacctttgtaaataatttacaagaaaaatataatgttaaaataattttttcaattgaAGATGAGCCATTGGGGACAGGAGGACCAATAAAGCTAGctgaacattttttatccaAATATGatgatttttttgttttcaatTCAGACATTATTTGTTCATTCCCTTTGGTTGATATGATGAAATTCCACAAGGAAAACACATCGCTACTAACAATTATGGTAAGACAGGATGGCAATGgtggaaataaatatgcaaataattatgcaaataattatgcaaataaatgtgcaaataaatatgtacataaatatgtgcATACATTCTGTGCATTTCTTTCCTTTTTGGTCAGGTAAAAGAAGTCGATGATCCTCGATCTTTTGGAGTTGTAATAACAgacaatgaaaaaaaaattcttaAGTTTGAAGAAAAACCACTAATTCCAGAATCAAGTTTAATAAATTCAgggatatatattttaaataaaaaaatattaaatttcaTTCCGAAAAGAAATACGTCCTTAGAAAAGGAAATATTTCCAAAGCTAGCTAGCGAAAATGtgttacatttttataaattaaatgatttttGGGCAGATATTGGAAAGCCAtctgattttttaaaaggaCAAGCATTATATTTAGACAGTTTTGAAAGTTTTGAAAAGGATATAGAAAAAACTGTCATGCCTGACCGCCTACTAATTTGCTATAACATTACTGACCAAAatgaagatataaaaaattgtaataataaaaataaaaaaaaattatttataacattTGAAAACATTgaagaattaaataaatttgatgaaaatacaaatcaagttttaaatgatataaaaaagttatatataaaaatagaaggAAATGTTTTAATCTCTTCAAATACTgttataaaacaaaattgttttttggGAGAGAATGTAGTTTTAGGTGATAATGTTATATTAGGTGAAGGATG
This window contains:
- a CDS encoding mannose-1-phosphate guanyltransferase, putative, with product MNALILVGGYGTRLRPLTLTTPKPLVDFCNKAILEHQILNLAKSGVNEIILAIAYKPDNIKTFVNNLQEKYNVKIIFSIEDEPLGTGGPIKLAEHFLSKYDDFFVFNSDIICSFPLVDMMKFHKENTSLLTIMVKEVDDPRSFGVVITDNEKKILKFEEKPLIPESSLINSGIYILNKKILNFIPKRNTSLEKEIFPKLASENVLHFYKLNDFWADIGKPSDFLKGQALYLDSFESFEKDIEKTVMPDRLLICYNITDQNEDIKNCNNKNKKKLFITFENIEELNKFDENTNQVLNDIKKLYIKIEGNVLISSNTVIKQNCFLGENVVLGDNVILGEGCRIKNSCILKNSIINSYTYIDNSIIGSKSCIGSWSRIEGLCVLGENVNIKPELFINNAFILPYKEVTASIYEKGAIIM